In Miscanthus floridulus cultivar M001 unplaced genomic scaffold, ASM1932011v1 os_2018_1, whole genome shotgun sequence, the sequence TAAACCCCCTGAAGAACAAAAGGCTCATTTTTCTTAGGTGGAGACAGCAACCACAGTTTATACCAACGAAAATTTCTATTTCAGTTAGGTTTTTTGTCTCTCTATATGCCCTTTGGTAATTATGTAACTCAACTGTATCAAAAAAAATTATGTAACTCAACTGAAGGAGTTGTAAGGAGTTGTGGTATGAATTCAATATAAGAAAAACTAACATGGAGCGACACTCTCGACTCCAAGAAGCCTGAAGGCAGTAGCCATTGGCATATTTTACAATATGTCAATAGTTTTTGTTTATCCTACTTATCAAGTTGTTTTAAGAGAAACAAGCCATTACACATGAATAATGTCAATTTAATAATATAACAGAATGTTTCGGGAAGAATCAGCACATACCTGCATATATCCGACCATGTTTATCTGCTGCCCTGAAAAATGGGCGTGTTTTCTTCTGAAATGCTGCTTGTTGCAGCTCCCTCCAAGCACCCAGCCTGTCCTGTCTTGTAATTTTCCCAGTTTAACAACCTGAAGTTCAAGTGCATTTTGTTAAGATCATCAGAGAAACACCAAATGCACATATGTATAAAAAAAAAGAGTGAGAAATTAAATTATCACAAGTCTGCACAATTTATGCAAAACAAGGGACCCAAGAAACAAAATGCACAAACATTACAAATTTGTTTTATACTTTTGCGGACAATGTGTACACAGGATACTGTATAATAATTTGCTGAGATCAGGGATCACCTTGGAGAATAAATAGTATGAAGGCCTAGGTTTACGTGCTAGGTTGTTAGCACGACCAACAGCTACAAGCCCAAACTTGGGACCATAGCCATCTGCCCATTCCCAATTATCTGACATCGTCCAGAATAGATAACCAAGCACAGGCACACCCTTCAAAACAATGTCTATCAGTGCTGGAAGTTACAGATACATGACAGTAAGGAATGTTTCATTACAAATTAATTTAAGACCGGACCATAATGATTGCAGCATAAATGGCTAACAGGTGCTCCAGAATATATGGTTTCCAAATCAGATCAATCTCGTCAGAAACTCCATTTTCAGTAATTATAAAAGGTATATTCAAGCTCTTGTATCGTTCATTAAACTGAATCAGGATACGGAACAGCCCATCAGGATAAACACCACGACCAGATTCACTGTACTCATCATTGTCCACGAGCTTTAGACCAGAGCCTGATATCACCTCCTGCATGAAAATGGAGTAATCAACTCCTGTTGTTTACATGTTCAGATCATTTATCTAAGCAGCTAGTATTTAATTTACCTGCCCATAGTAGTTGATGCCAATAAAATCCAATTTATCACATATGCTATCAATGTAAGGGAAAAGGGTCAATGAATTAGCCAGTGTGACAGCAGCAACATCAAATAGACCATAGGGCCGTGTAAACGATACATGATGAGCGACACCAACGATTGGCTTCCTTTTACTTTTGCTGTAAAACACCACCAAAGAGTTCAACTCAGAATTGTGGAAATTCATGAGAAATTGCATTTCAAGTAACATATTATATACCTTTCTGAATGTATGTTTTTTTTAACGCACTTTCTGAATGCAACGGGATCAGATGAGGTTACTGACCCAAAAGACTTGGAAGCAATACAGAAACAAGTTGTTCTGGATGAGGAATATGATGAAGAAGCTATTGAAGAAGAGAAAGAGacggaagaggatgatgaagcaatggatgaagaagatgaagaaacttatgatccaaatgatttttgaCTATGCAGTCCAAAATATATGTTTTAGTTATGCTATTTGTTATGCATAAGATCCTATGTAACTGTTTTTGAATATGCAGCCAATAGTCCAGTATTATTAATATATCAGTTTGCATGTGTGCTTCAGTATTACTAAATCTGAATTCATTGTGTTTTCTCTCCAATCCTTTATTAATATAGCAGTTTCCATGTTTGCTGCCCCTCCAATAATTGTTTTAAGATGGATCTAACATATTGTATCTACTGCAGATGGTCAGTACACGCAACAAACGTGTGCCCAGTTTTCGTGCAGCCGAAAGGAATGATGGTTCTGAAAGTGCAGGCGGTTCCATGGTCCATTCCATTCGACACACACGCCGTGTAGCCAACAACAGTGCAGCCCAAACAAATGAAGGTTCTGGAACTGCAGGCGATGCCTCACAAAGGACAATAGCTGTTGAAGCTCCCCCAATAGAGCCACCCAAGAAAAGAGGAAGGAAGGCAGGGTCCCGAACAAAATTTAAACAACCTCCACGTGGTGTTAAAGTGGCTCTTAAACCAAGTGGTGACGAGTGAGTGCATTTCTTGCTTGATTCTTTGTTGGCTCCTGATCTTTGGTGCTAGTAATTTGGTAGCTGCACATGATGTCCTTTTACTAGCATATGGCACATGAAGAGATCAATCAGGAACCACTGGATAGGGGTGTTTGGAAACATTGCAATGCTTAGGAAGATAATGTGCAGTGACATTTTTAATTCTATGACCATAAGACAACTGTATGAACATGATTCTATTCTAGGTAGGGCAGCTTCTCAATATTTTCTTCTCTGCATGTTTAGCCATTTGATTTGACCAGACTATAGATCCCACAAAGGTAATTCTTTAAAAAGACTTATGCTGTATAGATCACATAACACTGTTCTATGACTTTAGCTTGCTTCTACCTTCAAGTCTTATCTTATACTAATTAAATTCCAAAAGAATATAGATTAATCTGTCCTAAGCATCTCAAAAGCTGAATTTGGAGGCACTACAGGTAATAAAACAGTAAGCTGCACCAAACTCTACTATTTTAGCAACTACTAGTGACTGTGACTAATTGGTGATTAATTAAGCAGTAAGCTGCTCATCTCACTCAACTATTTTAGCAACCATTAGTGCTTAGATGGTTGTCTACTTGTGTGTATGTATAATATGAATTCTACTTGGTTATCTTATCTCTTACATGTTCACTGTGAACTTCCATGTCCGAATACTTGCATGAATTCTACTGCAGTTGCTGTGAACTTCCATATCCTAGCAGCCTTTTGTGCTGACCTGTTACTTTATTTATAGGCAATTCAGTTATATTTACTACCCGCCACCTTACAAATACACTACTCAGCTTGGGGTCATACTTAGAAGAGAATATCCAGGTGtgattgtggaggtggatgagaaCGGTGATGAATTCAAGCGCCCAGCTCTGGATTGGGCTGATTATTTTCATAAAAATCCTAAGGCTACGGAAATGACAAGGGGAGAAAAAGTGGTTTCCGAATTTTGGGTAAGATACCTATGTTCAATCTGAAATTTCTGAGCAACATCTAAAACTTGAAATTTCTAAAATCTATGCAATGTGAAACCTATGTTCATGGGTTTGTACACATGCAGCGTTTGTTCCAAGTTGCAGCAGGAGATCAACAAGATGCGGACGGTGTTCTAGAAGCCTGTTTGAAGAAAAGGGTGAGGAACATGATGTATCAAGCCCGTGTGGATGCTGTCAAGGAGTACTACAGGGAAATAAAACACATAGAAATCAAAGATGCAGTAGCGTGCCATATTGACCTCGAGTATGAGCAATACAAGCAAGGAAAGCTCGAGTGGTTGAATGATGAGGTGTGGCTCCTCCTTTGTGCTTATTGGTGCTCAGATGAGTACAAGGTCAAACGTAAGAGGGGGCAAACATCtcgctcaagtaatgaagatattGCTCAAAACCGAGGAGGATCTAGACCATTCACAGAGACACAACAAGTATTGGTATGCATGTGTATATTCTTTATTCTTTAATGTCTTTTTAGGAACTTAGTAGCCTATTGTATATTCATATCTCATTGGAAAATTTACTATTTTTTAGGAAGCTAACTTTGGACCACAGAAAGCAACCCCTATTAATACATTTGCTGCGATGAAATCTGGCATGAAAAGCCTGGATAGCAATGGTAGATGTGGTTCAATCAGTAGCCACAAAGCACAAAAACGCATGGTatgtatgtgacatgtgtgctgaaAATTTCTTCTTGTTGCTGCTGGGTCTGATTAACTTGTTACATGCATAACAAAATGGACATGTGTGCAAACTGAGTTCTAACTGGTTCAAGATCTGGTTGGAACCTGTTGCAACTAGGTCTAGTTTTAATTCTGACTTGTTCAAACTGGGTTCTAATTGGTTTGATCTGGATATGGTTCTAGCTGTGGTCTATGACTGGTTGGAAACTCTATTTTCACCGGTTCAAACTGGGGACGTTCTAACCGGTTGGAACTGGGTCTCGTTCCAACTAGGTTCTGACTGGTTTGAACTTGGTTGTGACTCGATGCTGCTGGCTCTGGTTCCACTAGGATCTGTTGGCCCTTAGATTTGTATCTGACATTCTTTAAATCGAGTGTCACATTCATCCCAAACAATTGAATATAAGCTAGCTGATAGGCTCATATATATGTAGATGGTCATGTCAAATATATTTATGGCATGACACGGTCGATGATAATATAAGCGTAAGGTAAAGCTATATTATTAAGTATTACTATTATTAAGGTATGCAAGTATCAATCCAGTGACAGTCATGCACCATAGCAACTGTGCACCACAATGTGTAGTGCCTTTATTTGCCGTGGAATGCCTGCCGCAGGAAGCACAACAAgcagcctctctctctctctctctctctctctctctctctccccctacatataagcatatatacatatacagtCCCTGTGTGGGAGAGGAAGATGCATGTTGTCATCATAATGGTCTCTGGATCCATTGCTGCAACCAGGCTTTGTGGTTGTGGACCTGCTGCCATGCTGCTAGAACATGTTTCCTTGTTCTGGTCTTTGTAGGATGACTACCTTGCTGCTGTTAAGAGGATAGAATGTGCAAACGAAGAGGATGGAGACGGTGCAGACATGGAAGTGGATGGGCATGAGGTTGAGCAACAACAATATTTGAATGGAAAGGCGCTATATGATGTGTCTAGTGGTGCCCCGAGAAAGCATGGGCGTCTTGCCATAGCAAATGGTGCGGTTAAGTCTTCAGATGTCAGGGCAGCCGGAAGGGAAATAAGTGTGCGTCCATCAAATTCAGTGACTATGCAAAACATGTCTCGAGAAATGGAAGAGCTACGTCGTGCAAGTGGAAGGCTGGAACGAGAGAATCGTGAAAAGGACAACGCACTGCAGCAAAACAAAGTCCTTGTAGGCTTGGTACTGGTATGTGCAATGCTCTTGTAAATAATTCACCAATATTATATTTGAATTATCTAATGATTTAAATCTGAAATATCTATGCTTGCAATACACTTGTAGAACCTTTATCAGGAGACAGGAAGGGTTATACCAGAAGAAGCGTTACGACACTTGTCCGCTACGCAAGCAGTTGTGAGTATATCTTGATTCCACTATCAACATGTTTTGTAGCTGTCATATCCATCACTTAGAGATTTTAGTATGGAAAGGAAGTAGAAACTGATTAGTATTTTGTGGGGTACTATTCAGAATGTCAACACACAGTGCAGCAGTGAGGAAGTGGCCTCATGTTGATTGTTGTATAGCTACTGTAGTGAATTTGCATGGCTATTGTAGTGAGGAAGTGGCCTTatgttggtttgtaatatttcacACCTTGAAAACCAGCAGTTTGAATACTTTAAACCTTGTCCAATTCCACTTACTGTTGTAACCTTGTCCAATTTAGAGGCTTTGCTAAAAGTGTTATATTGTTGGGAGACAATTCCACTTACTGTAACTTTGTTCACATTCAGGCAACTGGGTCTTCTCATGCTGCCTCAGAATCTGCCAACAATGGTAGTGATGTTGGCCACACCAATGGGGATCTTCATGCTGCAAACGTTGACAACAATCAAGTTTCCGACAACAATGGCAATCATGCATCGATAATGTGATGGTTGTGTTTAGTTGCAAAACATGGATGTGATGGTGGTTTCTTCTTTTGTAGAGTTGTGCTTTTGCACATTAACTAGTAGGTGGCTCTAATCTGTTAGCTTTAGTTTTAGCTATAATATGACTCAATGATGCATGATGGTACTTTACTCATCTTGACTGAGACTTGAACTGTTGAGATGAGATGGaaatgcttttgaatgtattgatgccATACAAGTCTGTGCTGGCTTGGGTGCATAATTCAGTTGAATATATGCAATTTGGCAAATGATGTGGATGTTGCTTCTTATTTAATGTCTGCATGATCCAGTTGCTATATATGTCTATATACCTCATTGCTTAATTgtgtcatagtaatcttgtgttcTCATGATATCTGGCATAGCATTATTAGTTCTATTTGGAGCGAGGAATCTGAGATGATTGCTCACCTGCAGTCCATGTTCTGGAGCAGCAGCAAAGGTCAGAAATACTTAATGCTAATTTCACAATGATCACTGAATCTGCAGTTTTTGTTTTCTGATGGCTTAGTCATACTATATAacagaggagaagagagaggATCAATGAAAGACTAAGCACGCTGCAGCAGCTAATTCCTAATGGCACCAAAGTAAGTTCTTTTCTTTTGTATTTAGTGATAAACTTTTTTGCTATCAAATTGTGTTTTCAAAGGCCCAACAATTTGCGCAAACTTTTGTGTGAACACTGAAGATAAGTTGTTCTCTTGCCTTTGCAGCTTTGGTAATTGGTTGCATAGTCCCTCATCATGGCGGGGTCAGTTATCTCTCCCTCACCTTCTGTGGTGAGTTTCATATTTGCAGCGGCATATGTTGATTAATTTCTTGATAAAGCATTTAGATATCAGTTATTAGGCTTGTAAAAATCCTCAAAGAGCTATAACCTTTTTGCTATGCTGACATGGACAAATATTCTTACAACATGTAAGATTCTGCTCAATTGTTATTTATTTGCTTTTGCTCTAGGATCTGAAGGCAGAGAAGCCTGATGAGATGGTTACAAATGGTGTTCTTTCAAGCCTTCAGAATTTCCTACAAATGGTGTTCTTTTGGTCTAGGATCTGAAGGCAGAGAAGCCTTTCAAGCCTGCTGTACTGCTATGAAATGGGTGTGAAGTACATTACTGTTTACGCATTCAGCATTGACAATTTTAAAAGGGACCCAAGTGAGGTGGAAACCTTGATGCAGTTAATGGAGGAAAAAATCAATGAACTATTAGAGAACCAAAGTGTAATCAACAAGATTAACTGTAAGATCAACTTTTGGGGCAACTTGGACTTGTTATGTGAGCCGGTGAGGTTGGCGGCTCAGAAGCTGATGGCGAGCACAGCTGGAAACACGGGGCTGGTCTTTTCTGTCTGCATGCCATACAACTCGACTTCTGAGATTGTCAATGCTGTCAGTGAAGTCTGTGCAGAAAGGAAGGAACTGTTGCAGAGTGAACATGCTGGCGACTGTAATGGCCATGCTGCAAATAACGGTGTGCATTCAGAGATTTCAGTGGCGGATTTGATCGCCACATGTATAGCACTGGCTGCCCAGATCCTGATATCGTCATCCGAACTTCAGGCGAGACTCGACTGAGCAATTTCCTCTTATGGCAAACAACGTTTAGTCACTTGCAGAATCCAGATCCTCTGTGGCCCGAGTTCTCTTTCAGGCACCTTGTTTGGGCTATATTACAGTATCAGAGAGCTTACCCTTACCTAGAGCAGAACAGAAAGCTGGCTAAGAAGCAGTTGTGAATGTGATTCCATGTTATTTTTAAGGAGATACCAGGAGGGTTTTGAACATTTCAAGTTGTACAAAACATTTCTAGGGTGCATTAATGAATGTGCTGAACATTTGGATCTTTATATGTATGTTATCTATTATGTTGTGATGAAATTACAGTATGGAGAGTCCATatttaatatgttgttgctactgttCTGTTTCTATATAATTATTGTATTCAATTTGCTGCATGGTTAAGGTTTTTTCTGTCGGTGGTCGgttatttttctgtgcgttaaccgagaccgacagaaaaataaaaattttcctaTGAGTGCCTCTACGCAATTTTTCTGTCGGGCTTTTCCTTTTTTCTGTGGGGATTAACGAACACAACATTTAAATTTAATCTGGGCTAAGGTAATTTTCTGTGCGTGTAAtacatttttctgtgcgtgtaacacccacagaaaaatcaTTTTTCTGTCGGGCTAATCTTTTTTTCTGTGAGGATTGACGCACACAATATGCTAATTTAATCTGGGCTAacgcaatttttctgtgcgtgtaacacccacagaaaaattatttCTGACGGCGAACACACAGAACAATTGAATTTTTCTGTCGTTATATTTCcgtgggtatttttctgagggtacaccgtcagaaaaatatttttctgacggtattcgcatttttctgtgtgttttcgcacgCACAGAAAAAAACGCGATTCCAGTAGTGGCAGTAAGTAGTCACTTGTTTTAGCCGTATCTGGAGTTATAAGCATCCAACGAAGGTGttcctagactttatggaaagcttaagaaattgtctacaactttcttattatcctCTTGAGATGATTCAACAGTTAGCTAAGCTAAAAAGCACAACCTTTCAAATATGTCCAGCATACAAGTAAAACCTGACAGGgaatttgtaaaattcataactacCAAATTTgttggcctaaaatcatgaaattttaggacagcAAAGATCAGAAAGTTACCTAGAACTTTTATATAGACCacaaccacagaaaacatcattttcatCACGAAActatcatcacaacagaaactacacgtGCAGCTATCTCAGTACACGTGTAACCAAGTTCTTCACTTGGTTCAACAATAAGATCACATATGTACAACTAATCATATGGCTCGCAACTTCCATTAACACAACTAATTGATCATTAGTTATATCTAACATGAAAAGCATATTAACACATCTTCACacatttttttaagaaaaggCAAAAGCTATACATGGCAATATATAGAAAACACTTAAAAAGAAACTGCATACTATAAGCAAGACCTGGGCACATATCATGGTAGAAACAGTTAACACACTTCCTAAACATGCTAGAAAAACTATGGATCACTCCCAAATGAATTATTTACATGCCTTTTCTAATTACCTAGCAAACACAAGGCAAAAAGGAAAAGGCTACTTGCAGTACAGTATTAATTCTAGAAAAATTACAGCAACTCCAATATGTCTAACTAGCATGATGCATAAATTTCACAAAGTTTTGATACTTATAGCTGCATTTACCATTTTTAAAAGCTAAACAAGCatcaaacaagttaaatcaataactcagtgaCACTGTATATAATGAAGCTAAAAATTTTACCATGCATCAAGTTCAACATgaatagcctaccataaaaatttgacGTCAATTGGAGCAATACAACAACAGATATGAATTTCTCCCTTAAAAGCATGGGCAAAAATCTAGAGCAATATTTTTCCACTAACACATACAAGATTATACATCCACTGCACAGATCTACTCATGaggattccaaaacatcttcattttctgttttatgatttttctacgattcactatgaattttcaaagtttcaaCCACATTAtagataaaagaaaaagaaaaatctaATAAGACAAACACTTTTCATAGAAGCCCCTGCATGAAACTATAATTAACTCGCAGCAAAAACATTATAcaacactattcatatgagtctaggACTTCGCATATGTAACCCTGGAAAAGCTTACAATCCAttttcctccttcttcttccttggatcgaacagagcagagcagaggagaggATCGGCTCGGGGTTTGGCCAATTGGGCCGGCAGGGAGCCCATCGGCTACGGGGACAGCGGCAGCGGCACCCCCAGAGCTGCGCGTACCCATCCAGGGGCGCGGCTGCGATGGAGATGGTCTGTGGCCCTCTGGCCACAGGCACCGGCAGCATGCAGCGGCAGCGACTACTGCTGGCTTGGCTCTGGCGGCGGTAATGACCGGAGGGGCGGCACGCTAGGtgcaggagagagagggaggtgccCGGCGAGGGTGGAGGAGGGAAGAGCAGGGAGCGGCGGCAGTGGAGCTTGCTctgctcggccatggcggcgagCGGAGAAAACAGAGGGAGAGGAAAAGAAGGAGTTGGCGGCCGGCGTGGCTTAAGAAGGCGAGGACAATGTTTCACGGCGCGCCAGCACCTTCTCGAGCTTGTTCACGCGGGTGGCCACGCGTCTACGCACGAGAAACGCGCGCGAAAGTAGCCAAACGGCGCACTGTGGTGATGCGGCAATCAGACAGCTGCCGACGACACTATAGCAACTGACAGCACCACTTCCTTGCTCTTGTTCTCCCAATCCATTCATCCATAGCTCGAGGTCCATTACCAAAAGTTGTAGAACTACGTGAGATCTCCCATAAAGCTTTAAGGATCAAAGACTGAAACTAGATGGTTTGAaggattttgaattttgaaaacaTATACTTGGAACTAAAAAACTGAAGTCAGTTTCAATGTTACAAATAGATTTGATTAACAATTTTGAGCAATTAATTAATGTCTAAACATTGATCAAACCATCCAACCAATAGCACAGTATCAAAGTATAGACATCACACCAATTCATAGAACCAAAGTTgaacaaattttatttataaaaattcatttaataattcACCAAAATCTGAATTCCATAACTGATATTCAAGGACAATCAAAATGGCTAAGTTTGAAAATCAATATTGAATacaaattttgagctcaaatttaaacatgtttgaCTTGGAAACACAAACAAACTTTGATTCTATATCAAAGAACATACTTTGTACTCAAGAGTTTATTTTAACAAATTTTTATTTGTTTAAGAAATTTTCATTCCATAAAATCACAAAGAACCTTAACTAATGTTGTAAGCAAcatttcatgtaacatataaaCATAGCATTGGCAACACATATATGCTATATTTGAAATATGCAATGCATTTATGGCACAAGGCTTGATGATTAtgcatgatgatgaacatgatcaaGGTTTCACTAACTCAGATGAAAGAGACATGATTAACACTACTCATGCCTACTTTGAAAAAGTAAACATGCAAACAAAGTTTAGGTTAGGGCTCATGCTAGAAGAGTTAAACTCCACACCTTACCACCACTTTATATATCTTGTTTAAGTATAATCTCACTATTTAGCCTGtactaacacctgaggtgttacagtgCGCGGGCGGTGTGCAGGGCGGTCGCAAGCGGTGGAGGCGCGCTGCGACGTTGCGGGGGGCACGAGTGGTGCGAGTCTACGGGATTGCCGGATTGTGACAAGCGAGGTTTCTTCCTTCCTTTTTGCAAGCAGAGGGGCGTAGGCGCGAGGGGACGAAGAGCGATTGTCGTAGAAAAAGATGTCCATTCTTCAAACTTTTTAGTTGTAAGAGATCAAAGATTTAGAATTCGTTGCAATAACCACCGCAGTCTGTCCATTTGTACTCCTGGTGCGCCATCGGCAGAGAATCTACGtccttgtattttttttttttttttttgcatctcAACCACCCCACTGCTTTGCACATGCCTCGTCCTTGTCGTATCTGCAACGTACATGCAACATGTTTGTTTCGTGGTAAGGAtggtggattatttactgctgttggtttcgtgtgagagaaaaatactattctaatttaTAATCCACGATTATATACGAGCAAATGAACAGGCTGATGAGATTCACGCCAGCCGACGCCGCGTCCAATCTGTGCCTTGGCATCATTAAAAGTTATTCAGCCCTTTTTAGTTGTCCGTCAAAACTTTATGCCTTATAACATTAAATAATTTAGACACATagatagagtattaaatatagactaaaaaataactaattgtgtagattgcgactactttacgagacgaatcttttaagcctaattaattcataatttgataataaagtgctacaataatacatgtgctaatgatagattaattaggtttaataaattcatctcgtgatttaccgatgaattctataatttatttttttattattatccaAACGTTCTATGCAATACCCCATATAACATCTTATGTGATACCCAATACTTTACGCCATGATCTAAACACCACCTCAGCCTTCTGCTCACTC encodes:
- the LOC136534518 gene encoding uncharacterized protein, giving the protein MKSGMKSLDSNGRCGSISSHKAQKRMDDYLAAVKRIECANEEDGDGADMEVDGHEVEQQQYLNGKALYDVSSGAPRKHGRLAIANGAVKSSDVRAAGREISVRPSNSVTMQNMSREMEELRRASGRLERENREKDNALQQNKVLVGLVLATGSSHAASESANNGSDVGHTNGDLHAANVDNNQVSDNNGNHASIM
- the LOC136534517 gene encoding beta-glucosidase-like SFR2, chloroplastic; protein product: MEVHSEHSFGSVTSSDPVAFRKCVKKNIHSESKSKRKPIVGVAHHVSFTRPYGLFDVAAVTLANSLTLFPYIDSICDKLDFIGINYYGQEVISGSGLKLVDNDEYSESGRGVYPDGLFRILIQFNERYKSLNIPFIITENGVSDEIDLIWKPYILEHLLAIYAAIIMGVPVLGYLFWTMSDNWEWADGYGPKFGLVAVGRANNLARKPRPSYYLFSKVIPDLSKLLYNL